Proteins encoded together in one Chryseobacterium taklimakanense window:
- the ligD gene encoding DNA ligase D: MSLKEYNEKRDFKQTAEPEGIAETSGEKLRFVVQRHAASHLHYDFRLEMDGVLKSWAVPKGPSLNPKDKRLAMHVEDHPFSYRTFEGTIPKGNYGAGEVEIWDEGWYEPLNKIKGKTDDMVMRAELHRESLKFIMHGKKLQGEFALVKIKNSADGKSWLLIKHKDEFATEFYDAEEHTAKNSKVTAALHKKDGEKVSESTGKTYRNYAPALSKEKKLKQFIEPMLAKNSDNKPFDGKDWAFEIKWDGYRAVADLRDGIQLYSRNGLDFSGKFKKIVNQLGLQEHEMVLDGEVVAYDDKGKPNFQWLQNIGERPNVNLIYQVFDILFLNGHSTRSLSFLERKELLKGALKETENIKYCDHILEKGKEFFRLAEDMGLEGIIAKKTESTYTDGIRSSEWIKVKTQQTDEVIICGYTEPKGARKNFGSLILGQFQDGELTFSGHIGTGFSDKTLKELFELMKPLVTDQSPFKKIPKTNEKPTWLKPELIAEIKYSEKTKDGIFRHPVFLHLREDKVVEDVKSDEQIPEETMEKETPKAVKKEPAARENESKTKIGKQEVKLTNQNKIYFPKDGVTKGDVVAYYQSVAEFILPHLKNRAQSLNRFPNGIDGMSFYQKDAADETPDWIETHKIYSDSNDKYINYIICNDAATLAYLNNLGCIEMNVWTSRIDDIENPDYLVLDLDPSDNNTFDDVIVTANEVKKILDKAKIEGYPKTSGSSGIHVYIPMGSEYSFEQVKNFGHVLMQQVQQNLPDITTLERSLQKRDKNKIYLDYLQNRRGQTLASVYSLRPKNGAPVSMALEWKEVKSGLKPTDWNIENALARIEKKGDLFLPTLNKGIDMLKAIENLQK; the protein is encoded by the coding sequence ATGTCACTAAAAGAATACAACGAAAAGCGTGATTTCAAGCAGACTGCAGAACCCGAAGGCATTGCCGAGACTTCTGGCGAGAAACTCCGTTTTGTGGTTCAGCGGCATGCGGCGTCGCATCTGCATTACGACTTCCGGCTGGAAATGGACGGGGTGCTGAAAAGTTGGGCCGTTCCAAAAGGCCCGTCATTAAACCCCAAAGACAAACGCCTTGCAATGCATGTGGAAGATCATCCTTTTTCTTACCGCACTTTCGAGGGAACAATACCGAAAGGAAATTACGGCGCCGGTGAAGTAGAAATTTGGGATGAAGGCTGGTATGAACCTTTAAACAAAATAAAAGGCAAAACCGATGACATGGTCATGCGCGCCGAACTGCACAGGGAAAGCCTGAAATTCATCATGCACGGCAAAAAACTGCAGGGCGAATTTGCTCTGGTAAAAATTAAAAACTCTGCCGACGGTAAATCCTGGCTGCTCATCAAACATAAAGACGAATTTGCGACCGAGTTTTACGATGCTGAAGAACACACCGCCAAAAACTCAAAAGTTACTGCAGCACTCCATAAAAAAGACGGAGAAAAGGTTTCTGAAAGCACTGGAAAAACTTACCGGAACTACGCCCCTGCTCTTTCTAAAGAAAAGAAGCTGAAGCAATTCATCGAGCCTATGCTGGCAAAAAATTCGGACAATAAACCTTTTGACGGCAAGGACTGGGCTTTTGAAATAAAATGGGACGGTTACCGCGCGGTTGCAGATCTGCGCGACGGAATACAGTTGTACTCGAGGAACGGACTGGATTTTTCTGGAAAATTCAAAAAAATTGTTAACCAGTTGGGTTTGCAGGAGCACGAAATGGTCTTAGACGGCGAAGTTGTAGCGTATGATGACAAAGGAAAACCGAATTTCCAGTGGCTGCAGAATATTGGTGAGCGGCCAAATGTGAACCTGATTTACCAGGTCTTTGATATTTTATTTTTAAATGGCCACTCCACCAGAAGTTTAAGCTTCCTCGAACGGAAAGAACTTCTTAAAGGCGCACTGAAAGAAACGGAGAATATCAAATACTGCGACCACATCCTCGAAAAAGGAAAAGAGTTTTTCCGGCTTGCCGAAGATATGGGTTTGGAAGGCATCATAGCCAAAAAAACGGAAAGCACATACACCGACGGCATCCGAAGTTCGGAATGGATTAAGGTGAAAACGCAGCAAACCGATGAAGTCATCATTTGTGGATACACTGAACCGAAAGGCGCCAGAAAAAACTTTGGCTCCCTGATTCTCGGACAGTTTCAGGATGGTGAACTTACCTTTTCCGGCCACATCGGAACCGGATTTTCAGATAAAACCTTAAAGGAACTTTTTGAACTGATGAAGCCTTTGGTAACAGATCAATCACCTTTCAAAAAAATCCCGAAAACCAACGAAAAACCAACCTGGCTTAAACCTGAACTTATCGCCGAAATCAAATATTCTGAAAAGACTAAAGACGGCATTTTCAGACATCCTGTTTTCCTGCATTTAAGGGAAGACAAAGTGGTTGAAGATGTGAAAAGTGACGAACAAATCCCCGAGGAGACCATGGAAAAGGAGACACCAAAAGCCGTAAAAAAAGAACCTGCAGCAAGAGAGAACGAATCTAAAACAAAAATTGGCAAACAGGAAGTAAAACTGACCAACCAAAACAAAATTTATTTCCCGAAAGACGGTGTTACCAAAGGTGATGTGGTGGCATATTACCAAAGCGTGGCAGAATTCATTTTACCTCACCTTAAAAACCGAGCACAGTCTTTAAATCGTTTCCCGAACGGTATTGACGGAATGAGTTTCTACCAGAAAGACGCCGCCGATGAAACTCCCGACTGGATTGAAACCCACAAAATATATTCCGACAGCAATGATAAATACATCAATTATATCATCTGTAACGATGCTGCCACCCTCGCCTACCTCAACAATTTGGGCTGCATTGAAATGAATGTCTGGACGAGCAGAATTGATGATATCGAAAATCCGGATTACCTCGTTCTAGACCTCGATCCCTCTGACAATAATACTTTTGACGACGTCATCGTGACCGCAAACGAAGTAAAAAAGATTTTAGATAAAGCAAAAATAGAAGGGTACCCGAAAACTTCCGGAAGTTCGGGCATCCATGTTTATATTCCAATGGGCAGCGAATATTCTTTTGAACAGGTTAAAAATTTTGGCCACGTCCTGATGCAGCAGGTTCAGCAAAACCTTCCTGATATCACAACCCTGGAAAGAAGCCTTCAGAAAAGGGACAAGAATAAGATCTACCTTGATTATCTGCAAAACCGCCGCGGACAAACATTGGCGAGTGTTTACAGTTTAAGGCCGAAGAACGGTGCGCCCGTTTCAATGGCTTTGGAATGGAAAGAAGTGAAATCCGGACTTAAACCCACCGATTGGAACATCGAAAATGCTTTGGCGAGAATCGAGAAAAAAGGCGACCTGTTTCTTCCGACCTTAAATAAAGGAATAGACATGCTGAAGGCCATTGAAAACCTTCAGAAATAG
- a CDS encoding phosphatidate cytidylyltransferase, translating into MKRFSIYSVLAILLFSLTSCEAVGTVFEAGKWYGIILAVIIVGVLFFLFGRGKK; encoded by the coding sequence ATGAAACGATTCAGCATTTACTCAGTATTGGCAATCCTGTTATTTTCCCTAACATCGTGTGAAGCCGTTGGTACTGTATTCGAAGCCGGCAAATGGTACGGAATCATCCTTGCCGTAATCATCGTGGGGGTATTGTTTTTCCTTTTCGGAAGGGGTAAAAAATAA
- a CDS encoding SDR family oxidoreductase, whose translation MQKKTARAVRPPQSQNKPGTEKKMNPVPESEPVNQSGGKLQGKVAIITGGDSGIGKATAILFAQEGCDVVIPYLSETTDAKDTQTEVEQLGQKCVLIKGDLGKEPHCKKVIDKTISEFGKLDILVNNAANHWESKSLEDITTEQMMKTFHSNVFSVFWLTKFALKHLKKGGSIINTVSVTAYRGSGHLIDYASTKGAVLAFTRSLSANLAEKGIRVNAVAPGPIWTPLIASTFSKKKVSEFGSDTPMKRAGQPNEVATCFLFLALEDSSYITGQVLHPNGGEIVNG comes from the coding sequence ATGCAAAAGAAAACAGCCCGTGCAGTGAGGCCGCCGCAGAGCCAGAACAAACCGGGAACCGAGAAAAAAATGAATCCGGTTCCTGAAAGCGAACCTGTGAACCAATCCGGCGGGAAACTTCAGGGTAAAGTAGCCATCATCACCGGCGGCGACAGCGGAATTGGTAAGGCGACCGCAATTCTCTTTGCACAGGAGGGCTGCGATGTCGTCATTCCTTATTTAAGTGAAACCACAGACGCCAAAGACACGCAGACCGAAGTTGAACAACTAGGGCAAAAATGTGTCCTGATAAAAGGTGATTTAGGCAAAGAACCCCACTGTAAAAAAGTCATTGATAAGACCATTTCCGAATTTGGGAAACTGGATATTTTAGTGAACAACGCTGCGAATCATTGGGAAAGCAAAAGTCTGGAAGACATCACGACAGAACAGATGATGAAGACTTTCCATTCCAACGTTTTCTCTGTTTTTTGGCTGACTAAATTTGCTTTGAAACACTTGAAAAAAGGCGGCAGTATCATTAACACGGTATCGGTTACGGCGTATCGTGGCAGCGGGCATCTCATTGATTATGCGTCCACAAAAGGAGCTGTTCTGGCCTTTACCCGAAGTCTTTCGGCAAATCTTGCCGAGAAGGGAATTCGCGTCAATGCTGTTGCTCCCGGACCGATCTGGACCCCGCTCATCGCTTCGACGTTTTCGAAAAAGAAAGTTTCAGAATTTGGCAGCGATACGCCAATGAAACGTGCCGGACAACCCAATGAAGTGGCAACCTGCTTTCTGTTCCTGGCTTTAGAAGACTCTTCATATATCACAGGACAGGTGCTTCATCCCAACGGTGGTGAAATCGTGAACGGGTAA
- a CDS encoding DNA topoisomerase IB, producing the protein MQDTPLDIVNALKPSKILKIMKDPVKSANAVELVYTNDQSAEGITRKKYGKKFHYYLDGVRINDQQEIARINKLAIPPAWEQVWICALNNGHLQATGIDARQRKQYRYHPVWNALRNHTKFYRMLQFGYTLPKIRLQIEQDLSLGKLEQRKVLAVIVSLMERTNIRIGNNVYEKLYGSFGLTTLKDKHIDVKGDKIKFSFKGKKGIYHDIDLKNRRLAKAVQNCKDIPGKELFQYYDEDGKRHAVDSGMVNSYIKEISGDDFTAKDFRTWSGTVNALIAFKEIGLAENNKEYKSKVKEALEKVAENLGNTATVCRKYYVHPLVINLYENSSIEKYLDELDKIEVDDGKSGLTKEEQIVMKILENEKL; encoded by the coding sequence ATGCAAGACACGCCCTTAGACATCGTAAACGCGCTGAAACCTTCGAAAATCCTTAAAATAATGAAGGATCCGGTGAAATCTGCAAACGCCGTCGAACTGGTTTATACCAATGACCAGAGTGCGGAAGGCATTACCAGGAAAAAATATGGTAAGAAATTCCACTATTACCTTGATGGTGTGCGGATTAATGATCAGCAAGAAATCGCCAGAATTAACAAACTCGCCATTCCGCCGGCTTGGGAACAGGTATGGATCTGCGCTTTGAATAACGGACATCTTCAGGCGACCGGAATCGATGCGAGACAGCGCAAACAGTACCGCTACCATCCAGTTTGGAACGCTTTGCGCAACCATACCAAATTTTACAGGATGCTGCAATTTGGCTATACTTTGCCGAAAATACGCCTTCAGATTGAACAGGATCTGTCGCTCGGGAAACTGGAGCAAAGAAAAGTACTGGCCGTTATTGTAAGTTTGATGGAGCGCACCAACATCAGAATCGGAAACAACGTTTACGAAAAACTTTACGGCTCATTTGGACTTACCACACTGAAAGACAAACATATCGATGTAAAGGGCGATAAGATTAAGTTTTCATTCAAAGGTAAAAAAGGAATTTACCACGATATCGATTTGAAAAACCGAAGACTCGCAAAAGCCGTCCAGAACTGCAAAGACATTCCCGGCAAAGAACTTTTCCAGTACTACGACGAAGACGGTAAACGCCACGCCGTGGACAGCGGAATGGTGAATTCCTACATTAAGGAAATCAGCGGTGACGACTTTACGGCAAAGGATTTCCGGACGTGGAGCGGAACTGTGAATGCTTTGATTGCTTTCAAAGAAATCGGCCTCGCAGAAAACAATAAGGAGTACAAATCAAAAGTAAAGGAAGCGCTTGAAAAAGTGGCCGAAAACCTCGGAAATACGGCTACGGTTTGCAGAAAATACTACGTGCATCCTTTAGTCATCAATCTTTACGAAAACTCTTCCATTGAAAAATATCTGGATGAACTCGATAAAATTGAAGTAGATGACGGCAAATCGGGATTGACAAAAGAAGAGCAAATTGTAATGAAAATTCTGGAAAACGAAAAGCTTTAG
- a CDS encoding DNA-formamidopyrimidine glycosylase family protein has protein sequence MPEGPTIVAHQKQIKKFEGKTVSESGGYRNPFADDISGEKLMKVDTFGKYLILQFKKIFITVHFGLYGRYLINDTKKVNPSFTLHFGNAFVNFYVVNLKKFEGKADDYFNRKLDVFSKEFNSDEVKKLLLEKLPKKKIGDALMNQDIFPGVGNVIRNEVLFLAKIHPESIVEKIPSKKMDDLIFHIKEFSINSVELIEKKIWKSSSAVYRKEKYKNETVEMYVSQAIKRKTFVVESLQKLYN, from the coding sequence ATGCCTGAAGGCCCAACCATCGTCGCGCACCAAAAACAGATCAAAAAATTTGAAGGCAAAACCGTAAGCGAAAGTGGCGGATACCGAAATCCCTTTGCTGACGACATTTCGGGAGAAAAACTGATGAAGGTCGATACCTTTGGGAAATATTTAATTCTTCAGTTTAAAAAAATCTTTATCACGGTACATTTTGGACTTTACGGAAGGTATTTAATTAATGACACCAAGAAAGTAAATCCCAGCTTTACTTTACATTTCGGTAATGCTTTTGTCAACTTCTATGTGGTTAATCTTAAGAAATTTGAAGGAAAAGCCGATGATTATTTCAACCGGAAATTAGACGTTTTCTCTAAAGAATTCAACTCTGATGAAGTAAAAAAACTGCTGCTTGAAAAACTTCCGAAAAAGAAAATCGGTGACGCTCTGATGAACCAGGATATTTTTCCGGGCGTGGGAAATGTCATCCGGAATGAGGTTTTATTCCTGGCAAAAATTCATCCCGAAAGCATAGTTGAAAAAATTCCTTCTAAAAAAATGGATGATTTGATTTTCCATATCAAAGAATTCAGCATCAATTCCGTAGAACTCATTGAAAAGAAAATCTGGAAATCGTCTTCAGCTGTATACAGAAAGGAAAAATATAAAAATGAAACCGTCGAAATGTACGTTTCTCAGGCTATAAAGAGAAAGACCTTCGTGGTGGAAAGCCTTCAAAAATTATACAATTAG
- a CDS encoding NADP-dependent isocitrate dehydrogenase gives MSQAKIYYTLTDEAPMLATHSFLPIVKAFTKPAGIEIAVPDISLAGRILANFPEVLTEEQKIPDYLAELGQLATQPEANIIKLPNISASVPQLEEAIAELQKQGYNLPNYPAEPKNEEEKAINAQYAKVLGSAVNPVLREGNSDRRAPKSVKDYAKANPHKMGEWKSDSKTEVAHMEKGDFYATENSVTLENAGQFKIVFYGNDGSTKVLKDLAPLKAGEIIDSSVLNLNELKSTVAEAIERAKSQDVLLSAHLKATMMKVSDPIIFGAIVETYFKDVFTKYKDTFVELDINPNFGLATLYEKIAGHPKEAEIKADIDAAITNGPRIAMVNSDQGITNFHVSSDVIVDASMAALVRGGGKMWNKDGAEEDTVCIIPDRTYAGFYEAIIEDMKKNGAINPKTFGSVPNVGLMAQKAEEYGSHDKTFQISAEGTVKVEDENGNILLQQKVEKDDIFRMCQTKDAPIQDWVKLAVNRAKLSNTPAIFWLDKGRAHDAQIIKKVEKYLQDYDLTGLDIRIMDVKDAMLETLKRGREGKDTISVSGNVLRDYLTDMFPILELGTSAKMLSIVPLMNGGGLFETGAGGSAPKHIEQFIHEGYLRWDSLGEFLALQASLEHLAQTQNNEKAQVLADALDEANALFLQNDKSPARKVGGIDNRGSHFYLAMYWANALANQTKDADLAEKFKPVAAAMNENETKINEELIGAQGKPQDIGGYYHPDFAKTDAAMRPSATLNRIVDSI, from the coding sequence ATGTCACAGGCAAAAATCTATTACACCTTGACGGATGAAGCGCCAATGCTTGCCACACATTCGTTTTTACCAATCGTGAAAGCCTTCACAAAACCTGCAGGAATCGAGATTGCAGTTCCGGATATTTCTTTGGCGGGAAGAATTTTAGCAAACTTCCCCGAAGTGTTGACCGAAGAGCAAAAAATCCCGGATTACCTGGCAGAACTGGGACAACTGGCAACGCAACCGGAAGCGAACATCATTAAATTACCAAATATATCAGCATCTGTTCCGCAACTGGAAGAAGCGATTGCTGAACTTCAAAAGCAAGGTTATAATTTACCAAATTACCCGGCAGAACCTAAAAATGAGGAGGAAAAAGCCATCAACGCACAATATGCAAAAGTGCTTGGATCGGCTGTAAATCCGGTGTTAAGAGAAGGAAATTCTGACCGCCGCGCGCCGAAGTCGGTTAAAGATTATGCAAAAGCTAACCCACACAAAATGGGCGAATGGAAATCTGACAGCAAAACCGAAGTCGCGCATATGGAAAAAGGCGATTTCTATGCGACAGAAAACTCCGTTACCCTTGAAAATGCCGGCCAGTTCAAGATTGTATTCTACGGAAACGACGGTTCTACAAAGGTTTTAAAAGACCTTGCACCATTGAAAGCCGGCGAGATCATCGATTCATCAGTTTTAAATTTAAATGAATTAAAATCAACAGTTGCTGAAGCAATAGAAAGAGCAAAATCTCAAGATGTACTTCTTTCCGCTCATCTCAAAGCAACGATGATGAAAGTTTCGGATCCAATCATTTTCGGGGCGATAGTGGAAACTTACTTCAAAGATGTTTTCACAAAATATAAAGACACTTTTGTTGAGCTCGACATCAATCCAAACTTCGGATTGGCGACTCTTTACGAGAAAATTGCCGGACATCCGAAAGAAGCTGAAATTAAAGCCGATATTGATGCTGCAATTACCAACGGCCCGAGAATCGCAATGGTAAATTCTGACCAGGGAATCACAAATTTCCACGTTTCTTCTGATGTTATTGTGGATGCTTCCATGGCTGCCCTTGTTCGCGGCGGCGGAAAAATGTGGAATAAAGACGGCGCAGAAGAAGATACCGTTTGCATCATCCCGGACAGAACTTATGCCGGTTTCTACGAAGCGATTATTGAAGATATGAAGAAAAACGGTGCAATAAATCCGAAGACTTTTGGCTCCGTACCGAATGTTGGTCTGATGGCGCAAAAAGCTGAAGAATACGGTTCCCACGACAAAACTTTCCAAATTTCTGCTGAGGGAACGGTGAAAGTTGAAGACGAAAACGGAAATATCCTTCTTCAGCAAAAAGTGGAAAAAGACGATATTTTCAGAATGTGCCAGACCAAAGATGCGCCAATCCAGGATTGGGTGAAACTTGCCGTAAACAGGGCGAAACTTTCAAATACGCCGGCGATTTTCTGGCTGGATAAAGGCAGGGCGCATGATGCACAGATCATCAAAAAAGTTGAAAAATACCTTCAGGATTATGATTTGACCGGTCTTGACATCCGCATTATGGATGTAAAAGACGCTATGCTTGAAACTCTGAAAAGAGGGCGCGAAGGTAAAGACACGATTTCAGTTTCCGGAAACGTTTTGAGAGACTACCTGACCGATATGTTCCCGATTCTGGAGCTTGGAACTTCAGCAAAAATGCTTTCTATCGTTCCATTGATGAACGGCGGCGGACTTTTTGAAACCGGAGCAGGTGGATCTGCACCGAAACACATCGAACAGTTTATTCATGAAGGTTATCTGCGTTGGGATTCTTTGGGTGAATTCCTTGCACTGCAGGCGTCTCTGGAGCATCTGGCACAAACCCAGAATAATGAAAAAGCTCAGGTTCTGGCTGATGCTTTGGATGAAGCGAATGCGCTTTTCCTTCAAAATGATAAATCACCTGCGAGAAAAGTTGGCGGAATTGATAACCGCGGGTCGCATTTCTATCTGGCGATGTATTGGGCAAATGCTTTGGCAAACCAAACCAAAGACGCAGATCTTGCGGAAAAATTTAAACCGGTTGCGGCGGCTATGAATGAAAATGAAACAAAGATCAACGAAGAGCTCATCGGTGCACAGGGTAAACCGCAGGACATCGGCGGCTACTACCATCCGGACTTCGCAAAGACTGATGCAGCCATGCGACCGAGTGCGACGCTGAACAGAATTGTGGATTCTATATAG
- a CDS encoding RNA polymerase sigma factor, which translates to MSLEKEFLEKIEKHKGVVFKISKMYMDDYDDQKDLFQEITFQAWKAFPNFRGESEFSTWLYRIALNTAIIFLKYEKKRSFLQNTETENLKVETEEYSGEKDIKIEKLYNAIHQLNAIDKALIFYYLENYSGKEMAEQLGISEVNCRVKLNRAKEKLKQMVQK; encoded by the coding sequence ATGTCCTTAGAAAAAGAATTTTTAGAAAAAATAGAAAAACACAAAGGTGTGGTTTTCAAGATTTCTAAAATGTACATGGACGATTATGACGACCAGAAAGACCTTTTTCAGGAAATTACTTTTCAGGCATGGAAAGCTTTTCCGAATTTTCGTGGGGAAAGCGAGTTTTCGACCTGGCTCTACCGTATTGCGCTGAACACCGCAATTATTTTTTTAAAATATGAAAAGAAAAGAAGTTTTCTACAAAATACTGAAACTGAAAATTTAAAAGTTGAAACTGAAGAATATTCCGGTGAGAAAGATATCAAAATCGAGAAACTTTATAACGCAATTCATCAACTGAATGCTATTGACAAAGCTTTGATTTTTTATTATTTGGAAAATTATAGCGGAAAGGAAATGGCGGAGCAGCTGGGAATTTCTGAGGTAAACTGCCGGGTGAAACTAAACCGCGCTAAAGAAAAATTAAAACAAATGGTTCAAAAATAA
- a CDS encoding MliC family protein, translated as MKKLLLASAAVIMLASCSKKQEKTGAITTEETTMTNPDTTTTTVVTPVDSATAVTETTTATTADQTKTTKTTTGEVYKYTSDDSKTNFSVIYDAEKGTAAVKNETTGKTYDMKNAVSGSGAKFEDKDGNFFWTHQGEFTFGKGEKDLIKGKEVK; from the coding sequence ATGAAAAAATTATTGCTGGCTTCAGCTGCGGTGATTATGTTAGCCTCCTGCTCTAAAAAACAGGAAAAAACAGGAGCCATTACTACCGAGGAGACTACTATGACAAATCCGGACACGACCACAACTACTGTGGTAACACCGGTTGACTCTGCAACTGCAGTTACGGAAACCACTACGGCTACCACAGCCGACCAAACCAAAACCACCAAAACCACTACCGGGGAAGTTTATAAGTATACTAGCGACGACAGCAAAACCAATTTCAGTGTAATTTACGATGCCGAAAAAGGTACCGCAGCTGTAAAAAATGAAACTACCGGAAAAACTTATGATATGAAAAATGCGGTAAGCGGGAGCGGTGCCAAGTTTGAAGATAAAGACGGGAATTTCTTTTGGACGCACCAGGGCGAATTTACTTTCGGCAAAGGTGAAAAAGACCTGATTAAAGGTAAAGAAGTGAAATAA
- a CDS encoding urocanate hydratase produces MTFREQIQQGIPTELPQIKPYEPQINHAPKRKEILNEEEKKLALINALRYFEPKFHAELLPEFKKELEEYGRIYMYRFRPDYEMKARPISEYPGKSEQAKAIMQMIQNNLDYAVAQHPHELITYGGNGAVFSNWAQYLLTMKYLSEMADEQTLVMYSGHPMGLFPSHKDAPRVVVTNGMMIPNYSKPDDWEKFNALGVTQYGQMTAGSYMYIGPQGIVHGTTITVLNAFRKIKKSPKGGLFVTSGLGGMSGAQPKAGNIAGCITVCAEVNPKITKIRHDQKWVDEIHEDLDELVERVRKAQENQETVSLAFLGNVVEVWEKFEEAGLKIDIGSDQTSLHNPWAGGYYPAGISFGESNKMMAENPELFKEKVQESLRRHAAAINKHTAKGTYFFDYGNAFLLEASRAGADVLAEHSTLGREFKYPSYVQDIMGPMCFDYGFGPFRWVCTSGKSEDLQKTDEIATSVLNEIMQNSPEEIQQQMADNIQWIKGAQENNLVVGSQARILYADAEGRMKIAEAFNKAIKNGEIGPVVLGRDHHDVSGTDSPYRETSNIYDGSRFTADMAIHNVIGDSFRGATWVSIHNGGGVGWGEVINGGFGMLLDGSDDADRRLKSMLFWDVNNGISRRSWARNEGAIFAIKRAMEVEPNLKVTLPNFVDENLL; encoded by the coding sequence ATGACCTTTCGGGAACAAATCCAACAGGGAATTCCAACAGAACTTCCTCAAATAAAACCGTACGAACCGCAGATCAACCACGCACCAAAACGCAAGGAAATCCTCAATGAAGAAGAAAAAAAACTTGCGCTTATAAATGCTTTACGCTATTTCGAGCCGAAATTTCATGCCGAGCTTTTACCGGAATTTAAAAAAGAACTGGAAGAATATGGCAGAATTTATATGTACCGCTTCCGTCCGGATTATGAGATGAAAGCACGCCCAATTTCCGAATATCCCGGGAAATCAGAGCAGGCAAAAGCCATCATGCAGATGATACAGAATAATTTGGATTATGCAGTGGCACAACATCCGCATGAACTGATTACTTATGGGGGAAATGGTGCGGTTTTCAGCAACTGGGCGCAATATCTTCTGACGATGAAATATCTTTCGGAAATGGCAGATGAACAGACTTTGGTGATGTATTCCGGTCATCCGATGGGACTTTTTCCTTCACATAAAGACGCACCTAGAGTGGTGGTAACCAACGGAATGATGATCCCGAACTATTCTAAACCCGACGATTGGGAAAAATTCAATGCTTTGGGCGTGACGCAGTACGGACAAATGACGGCCGGATCTTATATGTACATCGGTCCGCAGGGCATTGTGCACGGTACCACGATCACGGTTCTGAACGCTTTCCGGAAAATAAAAAAATCACCGAAAGGCGGTTTGTTTGTAACTTCCGGTTTGGGCGGCATGTCCGGCGCACAGCCAAAAGCCGGAAATATTGCCGGTTGTATCACGGTATGTGCGGAAGTGAATCCAAAAATTACCAAAATCCGTCACGATCAAAAATGGGTGGACGAAATTCACGAAGATCTCGATGAACTGGTTGAACGGGTAAGAAAAGCGCAGGAAAATCAGGAAACTGTTTCGCTGGCCTTTCTTGGAAATGTAGTGGAAGTGTGGGAAAAATTTGAGGAAGCCGGTTTGAAAATCGATATTGGCTCCGACCAGACTTCGCTTCACAATCCGTGGGCGGGTGGTTATTATCCGGCCGGAATTTCTTTCGGGGAGTCCAATAAAATGATGGCCGAAAATCCGGAACTGTTCAAAGAAAAAGTTCAGGAAAGTTTGAGAAGACACGCCGCCGCCATTAATAAACATACAGCAAAAGGTACTTATTTCTTCGATTACGGAAATGCATTTTTGCTGGAAGCAAGCCGTGCAGGAGCCGATGTGCTGGCGGAACATTCAACTTTGGGCCGCGAGTTCAAATATCCAAGTTATGTGCAGGATATTATGGGGCCGATGTGTTTCGATTATGGTTTCGGGCCGTTCCGTTGGGTTTGCACGAGCGGAAAATCTGAAGATTTGCAGAAAACCGACGAAATAGCAACCTCTGTTTTAAATGAAATCATGCAGAATTCACCGGAGGAAATTCAGCAGCAAATGGCAGACAATATCCAGTGGATCAAAGGTGCGCAAGAAAATAATCTGGTGGTCGGTTCGCAGGCCAGAATCCTTTACGCCGATGCGGAAGGCCGTATGAAAATCGCCGAAGCCTTTAACAAAGCTATTAAAAACGGTGAAATTGGGCCGGTTGTGCTGGGTCGCGATCACCACGATGTTTCGGGAACAGATTCTCCGTACCGTGAAACTTCGAATATTTATGACGGTTCCAGATTTACCGCAGATATGGCGATTCATAATGTGATTGGCGACAGTTTCCGCGGCGCAACATGGGTTTCAATTCATAACGGAGGCGGCGTTGGATGGGGCGAAGTGATCAACGGCGGTTTCGGGATGCTCCTCGACGGAAGCGATGATGCCGACCGAAGGCTGAAATCTATGCTGTTCTGGGATGTGAACAACGGAATTTCCCGGAGAAGCTGGGCCAGAAATGAAGGTGCCATATTCGCAATCAAACGGGCTATGGAAGTAGAGCCGAATTTGAAAGTGACGCTGCCGAATTTTGTGGATGAAAATTTATTATAA